One region of Salvia miltiorrhiza cultivar Shanhuang (shh) chromosome 3, IMPLAD_Smil_shh, whole genome shotgun sequence genomic DNA includes:
- the LOC131016903 gene encoding uncharacterized protein LOC131016903 — translation MSHRRGLLGFGSRSSRPEAQSSSGSGPYISATPESGSPPQSAAASGSRRPKGKSVAQIRAECVRRDGRILFQRNTVGKLIEPPGISTCCTNSFKRIPNPGGYTWKLTPPTVQELYFEEFKKEFTWDPEDEADVKDMWLEKARKRYSDNMSEYKRLLKQKTEAGEMMETPLGMSDTFWTGIKAYWDQDEVKAVSRRARENRYSEPDGVGTGISRHVGGSQSSRILQQSLLVDGEVPPTASNYSTFLRLHMYADGTFVSEKDANLDAEIHRVAAETGREDRLDEVYLELVRPGRSRLYGTGSAGVSQFSRGSTNSTCSSQMSQRMYETRISTLEERLQNAEEDRAAQEAAREAEQAAREALEQRMSQLEEILRRSGQLP, via the exons ATGTCTCATCGTAGAGGATTGTTGGGGTTTGGTAGTCGGTCTTCTAGGCCTGAGGCACAGTCCTCCTCAGGCTCTGGGCCGTATATTTCCGCTACTCCAGAGTCTGGTTCCCCTCCACAGAGCGCTGCTGCATCTGGGTCTAGAAGGCCCAAAGGCAAATCAGTGGCGCAGATTAGGGCTGAGTGTGTTAGGCGCGATGGGAGGATCCTCTTTCAGAGGAATACTGTTGG TAAGTTGATCGAGCCCCCGGGGATCTCCACCTGCTGCACGAACTCGTTTAAGAGGATTCcgaacccaggcgggtacacgtGGAAGTTAACTCCGCCAACGGTGCAGGAGTTGTATTTTGAGGAATTCAAG aaagagtttactTGGGACCCTGAGGATGAGGCTGATGTGAAAGACATGTGGTTAGAAAAGGCCCGCAAAAGGTACAGTGACAACATGAGCGAGTATAAGAGACTGCTCAAGCAGAAGACCGAGGCAGGGGAGATGATGGAGACACCGCTGGGCATGTCCGACACCTTTTGGACGGGAATCAAGGCATACTGGGATCAAGATGAGGTTAAGGCCGTTTCTAGGCGCGCACGTGAGAACCGATACTCTGAGCCAGATGGAGTTGGTACAGGGATCAGTCGGCACGTTGGAGGGTCTCAGTCGAGTCGTATTCTGCAGCAGAGTCTG CTCGTGGATGGTGAAGTCCCCCCAACTGCATCTAACTACAGCACTTTCCTCCGCCTACACATGTACGCAGATGGAACTTTTGTGTCAGAAAAGGATGCCAACCTTGAT gcggagattcATCGTGTTGCTGCTGAGACAGGACGAGAGGACCGACTCGATGAGGTCTACTTGGAGCTCGTACGTCCCGGTAGGTCACGACTGTACGGCACTGGAAGTGCTGGTGTGAGCCAGTTCAGTAGGGGGTCTACCAACAGTACATGCTCTTCCCAGATGTCTCAGCGGATGTATGAGACTCGGATCTCCACACTGGAGGAGCGTCTCCAAAATGCTGAGGAGGATAGGGCGGCCCAGgaagcagcacgtgaggccgaacaagcagcacgtgaggccctTGAGCAGCGGATGAGTCAGTTAGAGGAGATACTGAGgcggtcgggtcagctacctTGA